The Paenibacillus tianjinensis genome has a window encoding:
- a CDS encoding metallophosphoesterase family protein: MYNVIAVISDIHSNRLALEAVLQDLESRNADLIVNLGDTLFGPIDPVGTATLLMEQPEIVNIMGNCDEILLQERSDSLTYKQVKPLLSTAEEEWISSFRGTWSYDELLFCHGTPWNNGRYLLEQVQLDGTVVYKQPIALAAELQGITERIIFCGHSHVFQSIDLPGGKKAVNAGSVGLPAYEDEAPYPHVMESGTNFASYCLCWRSEGPNSWTIQHRLVEYDWEAAAAMADSKGRNDYAVAIRNGRMSRV, translated from the coding sequence ATGTACAACGTAATTGCAGTAATCTCAGATATCCATAGCAACAGGCTTGCTCTTGAGGCTGTTCTGCAGGATTTAGAGAGCCGGAATGCAGACCTCATCGTGAATCTGGGCGACACACTGTTTGGCCCTATAGATCCGGTGGGTACAGCAACCCTGCTGATGGAGCAGCCGGAAATTGTGAATATAATGGGCAACTGCGATGAAATTCTGCTGCAGGAAAGAAGCGATTCGCTTACATACAAGCAGGTGAAGCCGCTGCTTAGTACTGCCGAGGAAGAATGGATTTCCTCTTTCCGGGGGACTTGGAGCTATGATGAGCTGCTGTTCTGCCATGGTACGCCTTGGAACAATGGCCGTTATCTGCTGGAGCAGGTCCAGCTGGATGGCACTGTGGTTTATAAGCAGCCGATAGCGCTGGCAGCAGAGCTGCAGGGGATAACGGAAAGAATTATTTTTTGCGGACACAGCCATGTATTTCAATCCATCGATTTACCTGGCGGGAAGAAGGCAGTCAATGCGGGAAGTGTCGGTTTGCCGGCCTATGAAGATGAAGCGCCATATCCCCATGTGATGGAGTCAGGCACCAACTTCGCCAGTTACTGTCTGTGCTGGAGAAGCGAGGGACCGAACAGCTGGACTATCCAGCATAGGTTGGTGGAGTATGACTGGGAAGCTGCTGCCGCAATGGCGGACAGCAAGGGGCGAAACGATTATGCGGTTGCCATCAGAAACGGCCGGATGAGCCGGGTATAG
- the map gene encoding type I methionyl aminopeptidase encodes MTSDTAEDLQGLKEAGKVVGYTIAEMKRRVVPGMTTAELDQVGAEILEHFGAKSAPKVTYNFPGSTCISINEEVAHGIPGPRVIQPGDLINIDVSAVLNGYYGDAGVSFQLPPYDEKLIRLCRSTEETMMNVINHLRAGMKVNEIGRVMEMEARKRGYKVIRNLCSHGIGKSLHEKPFEILPFYNPRETTVLKEGQVITVEPFLSTGADFAEQQSDGWTLSVKGGSRVAQFEHTIIVTKGKPIILTSA; translated from the coding sequence ATGACGAGTGATACAGCAGAAGATTTGCAAGGTCTGAAAGAGGCGGGAAAAGTGGTCGGTTATACGATTGCGGAGATGAAGCGCAGAGTCGTTCCCGGTATGACAACGGCAGAGCTTGATCAGGTCGGTGCAGAGATATTGGAGCATTTTGGCGCAAAATCTGCTCCTAAAGTGACTTATAATTTTCCGGGCAGCACCTGTATCAGTATCAATGAAGAGGTGGCTCATGGCATTCCGGGTCCCAGAGTCATTCAGCCTGGAGATCTGATCAATATTGATGTTTCTGCTGTGCTGAACGGCTATTACGGGGATGCGGGGGTTTCCTTTCAGCTGCCTCCGTACGATGAGAAACTTATCCGCTTGTGCCGCAGCACCGAGGAGACGATGATGAATGTGATCAACCATCTCCGTGCAGGCATGAAAGTAAATGAGATCGGCCGGGTGATGGAAATGGAAGCACGCAAACGCGGCTACAAGGTAATCCGCAATCTCTGCAGCCACGGGATCGGTAAATCCCTGCATGAGAAGCCTTTCGAAATCCTGCCTTTCTATAATCCGCGTGAAACTACAGTGCTTAAGGAAGGGCAGGTGATCACGGTCGAACCTTTCCTGTCAACCGGGGCGGATTTTGCGGAGCAGCAGAGCGACGGGTGGACCTTGAGTGTCAAAGGTGGCAGCCGGGTTGCCCAGTTTGAGCATACGATTATCGTGACAAAAGGCAAACCGATAATTCTGACAAGTGCATAG